In Stutzerimonas stutzeri, a genomic segment contains:
- a CDS encoding BolA family protein gives MQAVEVKNFLEEKLPGAQVEVEGEGCNFQLNVISDELAGLGPVKRQQQIYAHLNPWIADGSIHAVTMKFFSRADWLARS, from the coding sequence ATGCAGGCCGTAGAAGTTAAGAATTTCCTGGAAGAGAAGCTTCCGGGTGCACAGGTGGAAGTCGAAGGCGAAGGCTGCAATTTCCAGCTGAACGTGATCAGCGACGAGTTGGCTGGTCTGGGTCCGGTCAAGCGTCAGCAGCAGATCTACGCTCACCTGAACCCCTGGATCGCCGACGGCAGCATTCACGCGGTCACGATGAAATTCTTCAGCCGTGCCGACTGGCTTGCGCGTAGCTGA
- a CDS encoding phosphate-starvation-inducible protein PsiE codes for MMLRWAEATRGKVHAIAESLGNLLVETFHYLSLFAIGAVTAWAGLVAFLGMIEKGSISVDDILLLFIYLELGAMVGIYFKTNHMPVRFLIYVAITALTRLLISDVSHHHRPDMGVVYISGAILLLAFAILVVRFASSRFPAVTAGNRHSRPADSEAETLE; via the coding sequence TTGATGCTGCGCTGGGCCGAAGCGACTCGCGGCAAAGTGCATGCGATAGCCGAGTCGTTGGGCAATCTGCTGGTCGAGACCTTTCATTACCTGTCGCTGTTCGCCATCGGTGCGGTCACCGCGTGGGCTGGACTGGTGGCCTTCCTGGGCATGATTGAAAAAGGCAGTATCAGCGTTGACGACATCCTGCTGCTGTTCATCTACCTTGAGCTCGGCGCGATGGTTGGCATTTATTTCAAGACCAACCATATGCCGGTGCGTTTCCTCATTTACGTGGCGATCACGGCACTGACCCGCTTACTGATCTCGGATGTCTCGCATCACCACCGGCCGGACATGGGCGTGGTCTATATTTCCGGGGCTATCCTGCTGCTGGCTTTTGCCATTCTGGTGGTGCGCTTTGCTTCCTCAAGATTTCCTGCAGTCACGGCGGGCAACCGACACTCGCGCCCGGCGGATAGCGAGGCGGAGACGCTCGAGTAA
- a CDS encoding STAS domain-containing protein has translation MSETRVEGGASGELRLFGVLDYQSGPALRRAGQDLIREGKGQRLLIDCSSVEKSSSVGLSLLLAFTRDAIGAGREVAIVGMPGDMREIARVSGLLDVLSLADETEGVA, from the coding sequence ATGAGTGAGACACGTGTCGAGGGCGGCGCCAGCGGTGAGCTGCGGCTTTTCGGCGTGCTCGACTACCAGTCCGGGCCGGCGCTGCGTCGAGCCGGCCAGGACCTGATCCGCGAGGGCAAAGGTCAGCGTTTGCTGATTGATTGCTCGTCGGTGGAAAAATCCAGCAGCGTCGGGCTTTCGCTGCTGCTGGCCTTTACCCGCGACGCAATCGGCGCCGGTCGTGAAGTCGCCATCGTCGGGATGCCCGGCGACATGCGTGAAATCGCCAGAGTGTCCGGCCTGCTGGATGTCCTTTCTCTGGCGGATGAAACAGAAGGAGTGGCTTGA
- a CDS encoding MlaC/ttg2D family ABC transporter substrate-binding protein produces MINALRRGLLVLLATLPMLALAAPSAHEVIQKTTDELLADLKTNKDQYRQDPNAFYDSLNDILGPVVDAEGISRSIMTVKYSRNASPEQMTRFQENFKRSLMQFYGNALLEYNNQQIRVLPANGKQDPERTSVGMEVTGRQGEIYPVSYTMVNHDGEWRVRNVIINGINIGKLFRDQFADAMQKNGGDLDKTIDGWAEVVARAKDTKAGQQAAGDE; encoded by the coding sequence ATGATCAATGCCCTGCGTCGCGGCTTGCTGGTACTGCTGGCCACCCTGCCCATGCTGGCTCTGGCAGCCCCAAGCGCTCACGAGGTGATCCAGAAAACCACTGATGAGCTGCTCGCCGATCTCAAGACCAACAAGGATCAGTATCGCCAAGACCCGAATGCGTTCTACGACTCGCTCAACGACATTCTCGGTCCGGTGGTCGATGCCGAAGGGATTTCTCGCAGCATCATGACTGTAAAATACTCGCGCAACGCCAGTCCTGAGCAGATGACCCGCTTTCAGGAAAACTTCAAGCGCAGCCTTATGCAGTTCTATGGCAACGCCTTGCTTGAGTACAACAATCAGCAGATCCGTGTGTTGCCGGCCAATGGCAAGCAGGACCCTGAGCGCACCAGTGTCGGCATGGAAGTGACCGGTCGTCAGGGCGAGATATATCCGGTGTCTTACACCATGGTCAATCACGACGGCGAATGGCGAGTCCGCAACGTGATCATCAATGGCATCAATATCGGCAAGCTGTTCCGTGACCAGTTTGCCGATGCCATGCAGAAGAACGGTGGGGATCTGGACAAGACCATCGACGGCTGGGCCGAGGTGGTCGCGCGGGCCAAGGACACCAAGGCTGGCCAGCAGGCGGCGGGCGATGAGTGA
- the mlaD gene encoding outer membrane lipid asymmetry maintenance protein MlaD, translated as MRIRTLEIGVGLFLLAGVLALLLLSLRVSGLNVASADTYKLYAYFDNIAGLSVRSKVTMAGVTIGKVTAIDLDRESYTGRVTLDIQKDIDIFPVDSTASILTAGLLGEKYVGISVGGEEKTLGDGDTIRDTQSSLVLEELIGKFLLNSVNKE; from the coding sequence ATGCGTATCCGCACCCTGGAAATCGGTGTTGGCCTGTTCCTCCTGGCGGGCGTTCTGGCGCTCCTGTTGCTGTCACTGCGCGTCAGTGGCCTGAACGTCGCCAGTGCAGACACCTACAAGCTGTACGCTTATTTCGACAATATCGCCGGTCTCAGTGTCCGATCCAAAGTCACCATGGCCGGTGTGACCATCGGCAAGGTGACCGCGATCGATCTGGACCGCGAAAGTTATACCGGCCGTGTCACGCTGGATATCCAAAAGGACATCGACATCTTTCCGGTCGACTCGACGGCGTCGATTCTGACCGCCGGCTTGCTAGGCGAGAAATATGTCGGTATCAGCGTCGGTGGAGAAGAGAAAACCCTAGGGGATGGCGATACGATTCGCGACACCCAGTCGTCCCTGGTGCTGGAAGAGCTGATCGGCAAGTTTTTGCTTAATTCAGTCAATAAAGAATGA
- the mlaE gene encoding lipid asymmetry maintenance ABC transporter permease subunit MlaE, protein MRKRSLIERVRMFGEAGLNVVAALGRATLFLFHALFGPSGLSNRFALLVRQLYSVGVLSLAIVVVSGIFIGMVLALQGYSILSSYGSEQAVGQMVALTLLRELGPVVTALLFAGRAGSALAAEIGNMKSTEQLSSLEMIGVDPLKYIIAPRLWAGFISLPLLTVIFNVVGIWGGAMVAVDWLGVYEGSFWANMQNSVTFTSDVLNGVIKSMVFAVVVTWIAVFQGYDCEPTSEGISRATTRTVVYASLAVLGLDFILTALMFGDF, encoded by the coding sequence ATGCGTAAGCGTTCATTGATCGAGCGAGTCCGGATGTTTGGCGAGGCCGGATTGAACGTTGTCGCGGCGCTAGGGCGCGCGACGCTGTTCCTGTTTCACGCGCTGTTCGGACCCAGTGGGTTGAGCAATCGATTTGCTTTGTTGGTCCGGCAGCTCTACTCGGTCGGCGTATTGTCGTTGGCTATCGTGGTGGTGTCCGGCATCTTCATTGGCATGGTGCTGGCGCTGCAGGGCTACAGCATTCTCAGCAGCTATGGCTCCGAGCAGGCGGTAGGGCAGATGGTGGCCTTGACGTTGCTGCGCGAACTGGGGCCGGTGGTCACCGCTTTGCTGTTCGCCGGGCGCGCAGGGTCTGCGCTGGCTGCCGAAATTGGCAATATGAAATCCACCGAACAGCTGTCCAGCCTGGAAATGATCGGCGTCGATCCGCTGAAATACATCATTGCGCCGCGGCTATGGGCTGGCTTTATCTCCCTGCCGCTGTTGACCGTGATTTTCAACGTTGTCGGCATCTGGGGTGGGGCGATGGTCGCGGTGGACTGGCTTGGTGTCTATGAGGGCTCGTTCTGGGCCAACATGCAGAACAGCGTCACCTTTACCTCGGACGTGCTCAATGGCGTTATCAAGAGCATGGTGTTTGCCGTCGTGGTCACCTGGATCGCCGTGTTCCAGGGGTATGACTGCGAACCGACCTCCGAGGGTATCAGCCGCGCCACCACTCGAACCGTGGTTTACGCCTCGCTGGCCGTGCTCGGCCTCGACTTTATTCTGACCGCCTTGATGTTTGGAGATTTTTGA
- a CDS encoding ATP-binding cassette domain-containing protein — protein sequence MSAANANAVELKGVTFMRGERSIFNNIDIVVPRGKVTAIMGPSGSGKTTLLRLIAAQLRPNRGEVWVDGTNLPTLSRRELFDMRKRMGVLFQSGALFTDLDVFENVAFPLRVHTKLPEEMIRDIVLMKLQAVGLRGAVELMPDELSGGMKRRVALARAIALDPQILMYDEPFAGQDPIAMGVLVQLIRMLNDALGITSVVVSHDLAETASIADYIYVVGDSQVLGQGTPAELRESKNPRIQQFMKGMADGPVPFHFPAAAYADDLLRGSDA from the coding sequence ATGAGCGCCGCCAACGCTAACGCCGTCGAGCTGAAGGGTGTCACCTTCATGCGCGGGGAGCGCAGCATTTTCAACAATATCGATATCGTCGTACCGCGAGGCAAGGTGACGGCCATCATGGGCCCATCCGGCTCCGGTAAGACGACGCTGTTGCGCCTGATCGCCGCCCAGCTCAGGCCTAATCGCGGCGAGGTTTGGGTGGATGGAACCAACCTGCCGACGCTGTCGCGCCGTGAGCTGTTCGATATGCGCAAGCGGATGGGTGTGCTGTTCCAGAGCGGCGCCTTGTTCACTGATCTCGATGTCTTCGAGAACGTGGCCTTCCCGCTGCGGGTGCATACCAAACTGCCGGAAGAGATGATCCGCGACATCGTCCTGATGAAGCTGCAAGCGGTGGGATTGCGCGGGGCGGTGGAGCTGATGCCTGACGAGCTTTCCGGTGGAATGAAGCGTCGTGTGGCACTGGCGCGCGCGATTGCACTTGACCCGCAGATCCTCATGTACGACGAGCCCTTCGCGGGTCAGGATCCGATCGCCATGGGCGTCCTGGTTCAGCTGATTCGCATGCTCAACGATGCCCTGGGTATCACCAGTGTTGTGGTTTCCCACGACCTAGCTGAAACGGCGAGCATCGCTGATTACATTTATGTGGTGGGTGATAGCCAGGTGCTGGGGCAAGGGACACCGGCCGAGTTGCGCGAATCGAAAAATCCACGGATTCAACAATTCATGAAGGGCATGGCGGACGGCCCTGTGCCGTTTCATTTTCCGGCAGCGGCCTATGCCGACGATCTGCTGCGAGGCTCCGATGCGTAA
- a CDS encoding KpsF/GutQ family sugar-phosphate isomerase: protein MSQSSQLIETAQRTIRMEIEAVEQLTTRIDTQFVKACELILESKGRVVVVGMGKSGHIGNKIAATLASTGTTAFFVHPAEASHGDMGMITREDVVLALSNSGSTNEIVTLLPLIKRLGITLISMTGNPESVLAKAAAVNIDASVAIEACPLNLAPTSSTTASLVLGDALAIALLEARGFTAEDFAFSHPGGALGRRLLLKVEHVMHAGDRLPLVKRNTPLREALLEMTQKGLGMTAVIEADGSLAGIFTDGDLRRTLDKGIDVRQASIDQVMTSHGKTANADMLAAEALKIMEDNKINALVVVDESDRPVGALNMHDLLRAGVM from the coding sequence ATGAGCCAAAGCAGCCAGCTGATCGAGACTGCCCAGCGCACTATCCGCATGGAGATAGAGGCAGTCGAGCAACTCACGACACGCATTGACACGCAGTTCGTCAAGGCGTGCGAGCTCATCCTCGAAAGCAAGGGCCGCGTCGTCGTGGTCGGCATGGGCAAGTCCGGCCATATTGGCAACAAGATTGCCGCCACGCTCGCCAGCACCGGCACCACCGCATTCTTCGTCCATCCGGCCGAAGCCAGCCATGGCGACATGGGCATGATTACCCGTGAGGACGTCGTGCTGGCCTTGTCCAATTCCGGCAGTACCAACGAGATCGTGACGCTGCTGCCGCTGATCAAGCGACTGGGCATCACCCTGATCAGCATGACCGGCAACCCCGAGTCGGTGCTGGCCAAGGCGGCGGCAGTGAACATCGATGCGAGCGTCGCCATCGAGGCCTGCCCGCTGAATTTAGCTCCCACCTCCTCGACCACCGCCAGCCTGGTACTCGGTGACGCGTTGGCGATCGCCCTGCTGGAAGCCCGCGGCTTCACCGCCGAGGACTTCGCCTTCTCCCATCCGGGCGGCGCGCTGGGCCGGCGCCTGCTGCTCAAGGTCGAACACGTGATGCACGCCGGTGATCGCCTGCCGTTGGTCAAGCGCAACACGCCCTTGCGCGAAGCATTGCTGGAAATGACCCAGAAAGGGCTCGGCATGACGGCTGTAATAGAGGCAGACGGCAGCCTGGCTGGAATCTTCACAGACGGCGACCTACGACGCACGCTGGACAAGGGTATCGACGTGCGTCAGGCCAGCATCGATCAAGTCATGACCAGTCATGGCAAGACCGCCAACGCCGACATGCTGGCGGCCGAGGCACTGAAGATCATGGAAGACAACAAGATCAATGCACTGGTGGTGGTCGATGAAAGCGACCGGCCGGTCGGCGCGCTGAACATGCATGATCTGCTGCGCGCAGGAGTGATGTAA
- a CDS encoding KdsC family phosphatase: MNDLLRRARDIRLAIFDVDGVLTDGKLYFLVDGSEFKTFNTLDGHGIKMLINSGVRTAIISGRKTPVVERRAQNLGIQHLYQGREDKLVVLDELLTELGLDYAEVAYLGDDLPDLPVIRRVGLGMAVASADAFVRQHAHGVTAARGGEGAAREFCELIMRAQGSLDDAQAAYL, from the coding sequence ATGAACGACCTATTGAGGCGCGCCCGCGATATCCGCCTGGCCATTTTCGACGTCGATGGCGTGCTGACGGACGGCAAGCTGTACTTTCTCGTCGACGGCAGTGAATTCAAGACCTTCAATACCCTTGATGGTCACGGGATCAAGATGCTGATCAATTCCGGGGTGCGCACCGCGATCATCAGCGGCCGCAAAACACCGGTAGTTGAGCGCCGAGCGCAGAACCTCGGCATTCAGCACCTGTACCAAGGCCGCGAAGACAAGTTGGTAGTCCTCGATGAGCTACTCACCGAACTCGGGCTCGACTACGCTGAAGTCGCTTACCTGGGTGACGACCTGCCCGATCTGCCGGTAATTCGCCGTGTCGGCCTGGGCATGGCGGTGGCCAGTGCCGATGCCTTCGTCCGCCAGCATGCCCACGGTGTCACCGCCGCCCGCGGTGGTGAGGGCGCAGCGCGAGAGTTCTGCGAACTGATCATGCGCGCCCAGGGCAGCCTCGACGACGCCCAAGCCGCCTACCTCTAG
- the lptC gene encoding LPS export ABC transporter periplasmic protein LptC yields the protein MLSRIRLPAILVLIALLLVAVGYWNIRPESFMQEAPVSQGVKTPIDFYVINSRTIQYQPDGKRNYELSAEKVEHVKASDVSLLTRPDLHSYRGSDLPWHVTSERGEVGPQGEEVELIDNVKVERNDAEGRPTIVTSSRMTVFPEKDYAETRQPVRIVAANGVTTATGMKAYLNEGRMLLLSNVRGQHELR from the coding sequence ATGCTGAGCAGAATCCGCCTCCCTGCCATCCTGGTACTGATCGCCCTGCTTTTGGTTGCAGTTGGCTACTGGAATATCCGTCCCGAGAGTTTCATGCAGGAAGCTCCCGTGAGCCAAGGCGTTAAAACGCCGATCGATTTTTACGTCATCAACTCTCGGACCATTCAGTATCAGCCAGACGGCAAGCGTAATTACGAGCTATCCGCCGAGAAGGTTGAGCACGTCAAGGCCAGCGACGTCAGCTTGCTGACCCGCCCCGATCTGCATTCCTATCGGGGCTCCGACCTGCCGTGGCATGTAACCAGTGAACGCGGCGAAGTCGGCCCGCAGGGCGAGGAAGTCGAGTTGATCGACAACGTCAAAGTCGAACGCAACGACGCCGAGGGCCGCCCGACGATCGTCACCTCCAGCCGAATGACGGTCTTTCCCGAGAAGGATTACGCCGAGACCCGCCAACCCGTTAGAATCGTCGCCGCAAACGGCGTAACGACCGCCACGGGTATGAAAGCGTACTTGAACGAAGGCAGGATGCTCCTGCTATCCAATGTAAGAGGCCAGCATGAGCTGCGTTAA
- the lptA gene encoding lipopolysaccharide transport periplasmic protein LptA → MSCVKTLPFLLGVSIFLLGTNAHALPEDRNQPIRVQADTAELDDRQGVAVYRGDVVITQGTMKITGNTVTITQSKNGDVEVFTSIGKPAYYEQKPAVDKEIVKAYGLTIQYFAANERIVLIDQAKVVQEGNTFEGEKIVYDTQRQIVNAGRATDTDVTTPRPRVDMVIQPRKKDQQAAEQTE, encoded by the coding sequence ATGAGCTGCGTTAAGACCCTTCCTTTCCTCCTCGGTGTGAGCATCTTCCTGCTCGGCACGAACGCCCATGCACTTCCCGAGGACCGCAATCAGCCGATCCGCGTGCAGGCCGACACGGCGGAACTGGATGATCGACAGGGCGTTGCCGTGTATCGCGGCGACGTGGTCATCACCCAGGGCACCATGAAGATCACCGGTAATACGGTAACCATCACCCAAAGCAAGAATGGCGATGTCGAGGTCTTCACCTCCATCGGCAAGCCCGCCTACTACGAGCAGAAGCCGGCAGTGGACAAGGAAATCGTCAAGGCGTATGGCCTGACCATCCAGTATTTCGCCGCCAACGAACGCATCGTACTGATCGACCAGGCGAAGGTCGTCCAGGAAGGCAACACGTTCGAAGGCGAGAAGATCGTCTATGACACTCAGCGGCAGATCGTCAATGCCGGACGCGCCACCGACACCGATGTCACCACGCCTCGCCCTCGCGTGGACATGGTCATCCAGCCGCGCAAGAAAGATCAGCAGGCTGCGGAGCAAACCGAGTAA
- the lptB gene encoding LPS export ABC transporter ATP-binding protein, giving the protein MAILKAQHLAKSYKSRQVVRDVSLSIESGQIVGLLGPNGAGKTTCFYMIVGLVKADQGRVLIDDQDVTHLPMHGRARAGIGYLPQEASIFRKLSVTDNIMAILETRKDLDRSGRQQALEGLLQEFHIHHIRDSLGMSLSGGERRRVEIARALATAPKFILLDEPFAGVDPISVGDIKQIIHHLKAKGIGVLITDHNVRETLDICETAYIVNDGQLIAEGDAETILANQLVKEVYLGHEFRL; this is encoded by the coding sequence ATGGCAATTCTCAAGGCCCAGCATCTGGCGAAAAGCTACAAAAGCCGTCAGGTCGTGCGCGATGTAAGCCTGTCCATCGAGAGCGGGCAAATCGTCGGCCTGCTCGGACCGAACGGCGCCGGCAAGACCACCTGCTTCTACATGATCGTCGGCCTGGTCAAGGCCGACCAGGGTCGAGTACTGATCGACGACCAGGACGTCACCCACCTGCCCATGCACGGCCGCGCCCGGGCCGGCATCGGCTATCTGCCGCAGGAAGCCTCGATCTTTCGCAAGCTGTCGGTGACCGACAACATCATGGCGATCCTGGAAACTCGCAAGGATCTGGATCGCAGCGGTCGCCAACAGGCTCTGGAAGGGCTGCTGCAGGAATTCCACATCCACCACATCCGCGACAGCCTGGGCATGAGCCTGTCAGGCGGTGAGCGGCGCCGTGTAGAGATCGCACGGGCCCTTGCCACTGCGCCCAAGTTCATCCTTCTCGACGAGCCCTTCGCCGGCGTCGACCCGATTTCCGTCGGGGACATCAAGCAGATCATCCATCACCTCAAGGCGAAGGGCATCGGCGTGCTTATCACGGACCACAACGTGCGCGAGACGCTGGATATCTGCGAAACCGCCTACATTGTCAACGATGGCCAACTGATCGCCGAGGGCGACGCAGAAACGATCCTGGCCAATCAATTGGTCAAAGAAGTCTACCTCGGACACGAATTCCGACTCTGA
- a CDS encoding RNA polymerase factor sigma-54 has product MKPSLVLKMGQQLTMTPQLQQAIRLLQLSTLDLQQEIQEALDSNPMLEREEDGDDFDNSDPMAESIEKKPESTSNELSEPDNHYEEPINTVENLEEGDWGDRIPNELPVDTAWEDIYQTSASSLPSSDDDEWDFTTRTSTGESLQSHLLWQLNLAPMSDTDRLIAATLIDCINPQGYLDETLEEVLESFDPELEIELDEIEVVLRRIQQFEPAGIGARDLRECLLLQLRQLPERTPWLGEAMRLVSDHLDTLGGRDYSLLMRRLKLKEDELRQVIDLIQTLNPRPGSQIEAGEPEYVVPDVIVRKHNSRWLVELNQEAMPRLRVNPQYAGFVKRADTSADNTFMRNQLQEARWFIKSLLSRNETLMKVATQIVEHQRGFFEHGDEAMKPLVLHDIAEAVGMHESTISRVTTQKYMHTPRGIYELKYFFSSHVSTAEGGECSSTAIRAILKKLVAAENPKKPLSDSKIAGLLEAQGIQVARRTVAKYRESLGIAPSSERKRLM; this is encoded by the coding sequence ATGAAACCATCGCTAGTCCTGAAGATGGGCCAGCAGCTGACGATGACACCGCAGCTGCAACAAGCCATACGATTACTCCAGTTATCCACGCTCGATCTCCAGCAGGAGATCCAGGAAGCGCTGGACTCGAATCCGATGCTCGAGCGCGAAGAGGACGGAGACGACTTCGACAACTCCGATCCGATGGCCGAGTCGATCGAAAAGAAACCGGAAAGCACTTCGAACGAACTGAGCGAGCCGGACAACCACTATGAGGAACCCATCAACACGGTGGAGAACCTCGAGGAAGGCGACTGGGGCGACCGCATCCCCAATGAACTGCCCGTTGACACCGCCTGGGAAGACATTTACCAGACCAGCGCCAGCAGCCTGCCCAGCAGTGACGACGACGAATGGGACTTCACCACCCGCACCTCCACCGGTGAAAGCCTGCAAAGTCATCTCCTCTGGCAGCTCAACCTCGCCCCGATGAGCGACACCGACCGCCTGATTGCGGCCACCTTGATCGATTGCATCAATCCCCAGGGTTATCTCGACGAAACCCTCGAAGAAGTCCTTGAGTCTTTCGATCCCGAGCTAGAAATCGAGCTCGATGAGATCGAAGTGGTGCTGCGCCGTATCCAGCAATTCGAACCTGCCGGGATCGGTGCACGAGATTTACGCGAATGCCTGCTGCTGCAGCTGCGTCAGCTTCCCGAGCGAACCCCTTGGCTGGGCGAGGCGATGCGACTGGTCAGCGACCACCTGGACACCCTCGGTGGACGCGACTACAGCCTGCTGATGCGCCGCCTGAAGCTCAAGGAAGACGAGCTGCGCCAGGTCATCGATCTGATTCAGACGCTAAATCCACGACCCGGCTCGCAGATCGAAGCAGGCGAGCCGGAGTATGTCGTGCCCGATGTGATTGTGCGCAAGCACAATAGCCGCTGGCTGGTCGAACTGAACCAGGAGGCGATGCCGCGCCTGCGGGTGAATCCGCAGTATGCCGGCTTCGTCAAGCGTGCCGACACCAGTGCCGATAACACCTTCATGCGCAACCAGTTGCAGGAGGCACGCTGGTTCATCAAGAGTCTGCTCAGCCGCAACGAGACGCTGATGAAAGTCGCCACTCAAATCGTCGAGCACCAGCGCGGCTTCTTCGAGCATGGCGACGAAGCCATGAAGCCGCTGGTATTGCATGACATCGCCGAAGCGGTCGGCATGCATGAATCGACGATCTCGCGGGTCACGACGCAGAAGTACATGCACACGCCTCGTGGCATCTACGAGCTGAAATATTTCTTCTCCAGCCACGTCAGTACGGCCGAAGGCGGCGAGTGCTCCTCCACCGCCATACGAGCGATCCTCAAGAAGTTGGTCGCCGCGGAAAACCCGAAAAAGCCATTGAGCGACAGCAAGATCGCTGGTTTACTGGAGGCACAGGGTATTCAAGTTGCACGCCGCACCGTCGCCAAGTACCGCGAATCACTCGGTATCGCCCCATCCAGCGAGCGTAAGCGGTTGATGTAA
- the hpf gene encoding ribosome hibernation-promoting factor, HPF/YfiA family, producing the protein MQVNITGLHLEITEALRDYVEEKFDRLERHFDRIIAVQVILQVEKLRQKAEATLHVAGREVVANAEHEDMYAAIDLLADKLDRQLIKHKEKQLDHNQGALAR; encoded by the coding sequence ATGCAAGTCAACATCACTGGCCTTCACCTGGAAATCACAGAAGCCCTGCGTGACTACGTCGAGGAGAAGTTCGACCGACTGGAACGGCATTTCGACCGCATCATTGCCGTCCAGGTAATCCTTCAGGTTGAAAAACTCAGGCAGAAGGCCGAAGCCACGCTGCACGTAGCCGGACGCGAAGTCGTCGCCAATGCCGAACACGAGGACATGTACGCGGCCATAGACCTGCTTGCTGACAAGCTCGACCGGCAGCTCATCAAGCACAAAGAAAAACAGCTCGACCATAACCAGGGCGCCCTAGCTCGCTGA
- the ptsN gene encoding PTS IIA-like nitrogen regulatory protein PtsN has product MIRIENILTPGRSLVNVPGGSKKRVLEQIAKVLGQDLPDLDSQAIFESFIAREKLGSTGFGNGIAIPHCRMPGCTSPLSAVLRLDAPVDFDAIDGAPVDLLFVLLVPEAATDEHLELLRQIASMLDREDVRERLRQASTGQDLYQAIVDIQSGR; this is encoded by the coding sequence ATGATCCGAATCGAAAATATCCTGACCCCCGGTCGTTCCCTGGTGAATGTACCGGGCGGCAGCAAAAAACGCGTTCTGGAACAGATCGCCAAGGTGCTCGGACAAGACCTTCCAGACCTGGACTCCCAAGCCATCTTCGAAAGCTTCATCGCCCGCGAAAAGCTTGGCTCCACCGGCTTCGGCAACGGAATTGCAATCCCTCACTGCCGCATGCCCGGCTGCACATCGCCGCTCAGCGCGGTGCTGCGGCTTGATGCGCCAGTGGACTTCGATGCCATCGACGGTGCACCGGTCGATCTGCTGTTCGTGCTGTTGGTGCCGGAAGCGGCAACCGACGAACACCTCGAACTGCTTCGTCAGATCGCCAGCATGCTGGACCGCGAGGACGTTCGTGAACGTTTACGCCAGGCCTCCACGGGACAGGATCTGTATCAGGCCATCGTCGATATTCAGAGCGGTCGCTAG